A single region of the Gemmata palustris genome encodes:
- a CDS encoding methyl-accepting chemotaxis protein: protein MLRFVSRVNIGPRLIAGFLIVTIACFMVGLRGLAANAETNAALDNTSGNLLPSVINLDTIRTAAVAAQRSERTLVLALLRKDAKRCQDLYGRIDEGWHDIDKGMAAYMALPMEDEEAKLYQELVAALAAWKVDSDTIVRHAKAGDAKAAEEACLREWASSAGKLNSTLTQMMNVQQKMAERERTTSRERYVALRAEMWTVLGVVTVAAIGLGFLLSASVTRPLGDTVRVLETVAHGDLTPTAEVTTRDEVGRMAVALNTAIGSLRAAEVHKREQAEKEFRETAAREHEKAEQLRRETEKEHEEAARREQAAEELRRKVDQMLVGVNALAAGDFTQQVPDLGTDAVGQMARSLNKAILSVRTALEGVREVSVQLADASGQLSSATEEISMGAQDQASSLEETASSLEEITATVKQNSDSAQQARQLASSSKEVAEKGGSVVGNAVEAMSEINGASKKIADIITTIDEIAFQTNLLALNAAVEAARAGEQGRGFAVVASEVRNLAQRSATAAKEIKGLIEDSVKKVDAGTELVNRSGSTLGEIVTSVKRVTDIITEIASASKEQSTGIDQVNKAVSQMDTVTQRNAAQTEELSATAQTLTDQAGQLRDLVARFKLSDEHAVPKSTRSRGSAPKSRPVSARAAVDSSDDGFTDF, encoded by the coding sequence ATGTTGCGGTTCGTTTCCCGAGTGAACATCGGCCCCCGACTGATCGCGGGGTTCCTGATCGTTACCATCGCCTGTTTTATGGTCGGGCTGCGCGGGCTGGCGGCCAACGCCGAGACGAACGCGGCCCTCGACAACACCTCCGGGAACCTGCTCCCGTCCGTCATCAACCTGGACACGATCCGGACCGCAGCGGTCGCGGCGCAGCGGTCCGAGCGCACGCTGGTCCTGGCCCTTTTGCGCAAAGACGCGAAGCGGTGCCAGGACCTGTACGGCCGGATCGACGAGGGGTGGCACGACATCGACAAGGGCATGGCCGCGTACATGGCGCTACCGATGGAAGACGAAGAGGCGAAACTCTACCAGGAGCTCGTTGCCGCGCTCGCGGCGTGGAAGGTCGACAGCGATACGATCGTGCGCCACGCGAAGGCGGGCGACGCGAAAGCGGCCGAGGAAGCGTGCTTGCGCGAGTGGGCCAGTTCCGCCGGGAAGCTGAACAGCACGCTGACCCAGATGATGAACGTTCAACAAAAGATGGCCGAGCGCGAGCGGACGACGTCCCGCGAGCGCTACGTCGCGCTGCGGGCGGAAATGTGGACCGTGCTGGGCGTGGTGACGGTCGCGGCCATCGGGCTCGGGTTCCTGCTGTCCGCGTCGGTCACGCGCCCGCTCGGCGACACGGTTCGGGTGCTGGAAACGGTGGCCCACGGGGACCTCACCCCGACGGCCGAGGTGACGACGCGGGACGAGGTGGGGCGCATGGCGGTGGCCCTGAACACCGCGATCGGCTCCCTGCGTGCGGCCGAGGTCCACAAGCGCGAGCAGGCCGAGAAGGAGTTCCGCGAGACCGCGGCGCGCGAGCACGAAAAAGCCGAGCAGCTCCGGCGCGAAACCGAAAAAGAGCACGAGGAAGCGGCCCGGCGCGAGCAGGCCGCGGAGGAACTGCGCCGCAAGGTGGACCAGATGCTCGTCGGCGTCAACGCGCTGGCCGCCGGTGACTTCACCCAGCAAGTACCCGACCTGGGCACCGACGCGGTGGGCCAGATGGCCCGCTCACTGAACAAGGCGATCCTCTCGGTGCGGACCGCACTCGAGGGCGTGCGCGAGGTGTCGGTGCAGTTGGCGGATGCGTCGGGTCAGTTGTCGAGCGCGACCGAGGAGATCTCGATGGGCGCCCAGGACCAGGCGAGCAGTTTGGAGGAGACGGCGAGCAGTTTGGAAGAGATCACGGCGACGGTGAAGCAGAACTCGGACAGCGCGCAGCAGGCGCGTCAGTTGGCGAGCAGCTCGAAGGAAGTGGCGGAGAAGGGCGGGTCGGTGGTGGGCAACGCGGTCGAAGCCATGAGTGAGATCAACGGCGCCTCGAAGAAGATCGCGGACATTATTACGACGATTGATGAGATCGCGTTCCAGACGAACCTGCTGGCCCTGAACGCGGCGGTGGAGGCGGCTCGTGCGGGCGAACAGGGTCGTGGTTTCGCGGTGGTGGCTTCGGAGGTTCGTAACCTGGCCCAGCGTAGCGCGACGGCGGCGAAGGAGATCAAGGGTCTGATCGAGGACTCGGTGAAGAAGGTGGACGCGGGTACGGAGCTGGTGAACCGCTCGGGTTCGACGCTGGGCGAGATCGTGACGAGCGTGAAGCGCGTGACGGACATCATCACGGAGATCGCGTCGGCGAGCAAGGAGCAGTCGACGGGCATCGACCAGGTGAACAAAGCGGTGTCGCAGATGGACACGGTGACGCAGCGCAACGCGGCCCAGACCGAGGAACTGTCGGCGACCGCTCAGACCCTCACCGATCAGGCGGGTCAGCTCCGCGACCTGGTGGCCCGGTTCAAGCTCAGCGACGAACACGCTGTACCGAAATCGACCCGGAGCCGCGGTTCGGCTCCCAAATCTCGTCCGGTGAGCGCGCGCGCGGCGGTCGATTCTAGCGACGACGGGTTTACGGATTTTTGA
- a CDS encoding alginate export family protein codes for MGAPPAGAAPGTPKADAPGGSANPASKASEEKKVDWKKVPVVAKRPPTGWWSVPQSGPGYYSLCDAVQGNYRDAPPKFPRGQFSLNSTPYFDYDYRYLEDPKNTQHEWSDCYKRLHFGPEGNWLFSTGGEVRDRYMNELSSRGSGTNNFYNNFRVRAYGDLWYKDQFRVFVDFMDTEIFGNSLPPNPNDASGPELQNAFVEAKVGDPFGGPLSVRVGRQELLYGSQRLISPPDWANTRRTFQGAKAFWSTEQWSVDAFWVQPVVQNLDKFDSVDNNRNLFGLWTTYRPKAGTFFDLYYLGLAQGNTTTNNGDIHTFGSRYTGDVDKHFLYDFEGAVQFGERGTRHNLAKMMVAGLGWRFTEVPWTPHVWVYYDYASGDKDPTGRAGSNRTFNQLFPQGHNYFGYLDLVARQNIHDLNLQVSVTPQPWMNLSMQYHSFNLDSTRDALYNARGQAIRQDRTGRSGNAVGEELDLLALFHLTAHQDFMIGYSKFFGGTFWKRTGNPNNVELFYAQYSLKW; via the coding sequence ATGGGCGCGCCGCCCGCCGGTGCCGCCCCCGGCACGCCAAAAGCAGACGCCCCCGGGGGCTCGGCGAACCCGGCGAGCAAAGCGTCAGAAGAGAAGAAAGTGGACTGGAAAAAGGTTCCGGTCGTCGCCAAGCGCCCGCCGACCGGGTGGTGGTCGGTGCCGCAGTCCGGCCCGGGGTACTATTCGCTGTGCGACGCCGTGCAGGGGAACTACCGGGACGCGCCGCCGAAGTTCCCGCGCGGTCAGTTCAGCCTGAACTCGACCCCGTACTTCGACTACGACTATCGGTACCTGGAGGACCCCAAGAACACCCAGCACGAATGGTCCGACTGCTACAAGCGCCTACACTTCGGCCCGGAGGGCAACTGGCTGTTCTCCACCGGCGGTGAGGTGCGCGACCGGTACATGAACGAGCTCAGCAGCCGGGGCAGCGGGACGAACAATTTCTACAACAACTTCCGGGTCCGGGCCTACGGCGACCTGTGGTACAAGGACCAGTTCCGGGTGTTCGTGGATTTCATGGACACCGAGATCTTCGGTAACAGCCTGCCCCCGAACCCGAACGACGCCAGCGGGCCGGAACTCCAGAACGCGTTCGTCGAGGCGAAAGTCGGTGACCCGTTCGGGGGTCCTCTGTCGGTTCGGGTCGGCCGCCAGGAACTGCTCTACGGCTCGCAGCGGCTCATCTCCCCGCCCGACTGGGCGAACACGCGGCGCACGTTCCAGGGGGCGAAGGCGTTCTGGTCGACCGAGCAGTGGAGCGTCGATGCGTTCTGGGTCCAGCCGGTGGTTCAAAATCTGGACAAGTTCGACTCGGTGGACAACAACCGGAACCTCTTCGGGCTGTGGACCACGTACCGCCCGAAAGCCGGGACGTTCTTCGACCTGTACTACCTCGGACTGGCGCAGGGGAACACCACGACCAATAACGGGGATATCCACACGTTCGGGAGCCGGTACACCGGGGACGTGGACAAGCACTTCCTCTACGACTTTGAAGGGGCGGTGCAGTTCGGCGAGCGCGGGACGCGGCACAACTTGGCGAAAATGATGGTGGCCGGCCTGGGCTGGCGGTTCACCGAGGTGCCGTGGACCCCGCACGTGTGGGTGTACTACGATTACGCCTCCGGTGACAAGGATCCGACCGGGCGGGCGGGGAGCAACCGCACCTTCAATCAGTTGTTCCCCCAGGGGCACAACTACTTTGGTTATCTTGACTTGGTGGCTCGGCAGAACATTCACGACCTGAACCTCCAGGTCAGCGTCACCCCGCAACCGTGGATGAACCTGTCGATGCAGTACCACTCCTTCAACCTGGATTCGACCCGCGACGCCCTCTACAACGCGCGCGGGCAAGCGATCCGACAGGACCGGACCGGGCGGTCGGGGAACGCCGTGGGCGAGGAACTCGACCTACTCGCTCTCTTCCATTTGACGGCGCACCAGGACTTCATGATCGGGTACTCGAAGTTCTTCGGCGGCACGTTCTGGAAGCGGACCGGGAACCCGAACAACGTCGAGCTCTTTTACGCTCAGTACAGCCTGAAGTGGTAA
- a CDS encoding methyl-accepting chemotaxis protein → MLAPVVLVVCATTAVVVYQTWQGTRDETITNSIANARNNIEQFKALRSYYTNNVVQKVSAGSKLRVSYDHKDKADTIPLPATFIHDMGAELSQRESGLKLRLYSAHPFPNRNGRVLDPFGKDALAHFNANPQAETFTRVEQVNGEETVRVAIPDRMTSQACVTCHNQHPESPKKDWQLGEVRGVLETDVPIGKQLAHSAQLSKQISGVVIGGSLVILGVIVFCLWGVRQGLARTALVLDAVRAGDLSKRVEITSGDEVGRLAAALNTAIGNMQTNVTDMARVQAMLDSAPINVMFADREFKIRYANGSTLKTLKTVEHLLPIKADQLIGQSIDIFHKRPEHPRRLVGDPKNLPHKANILLGAETLELNLSPVFDQNRTYIGAMVTWAVITERLALEKKLNDSAEHDAAQAAELHQKITTITTSVGAMAAGDFTQQVPDLGTDVVGQMAGSLNKAIVSVRTALEGVREVSEQLADASNQLSAASDEISTGAQEQASSLEETASTLQQITSTVKQNSDSAQQARQLASSSKEVAEKGGQVVGSAVGAMSEINQSSKKIADIITTIDEIAFQTNLLALNAAVEAARAGEQGRGFAVVASEVRNLAQRSATAAKEIKGLIEDSVKKVDAGTELVNRSGSTLGEIVTSVKRVTDIITEIAAASKEQSTGIDQVNKAVSQMDTVTQRNAAQTEEMSATAQTLTSQADQLRDLVARFKLTQGEGTPAPHKLAPKSARSKGAPAKPRPAVTRAMKNGHTNGNGHKHELDRLGGNDGFTEF, encoded by the coding sequence GTGCTCGCCCCCGTGGTGCTCGTCGTGTGTGCGACTACGGCCGTGGTCGTCTACCAGACGTGGCAGGGCACCCGGGACGAAACTATCACGAACAGTATCGCGAACGCGCGGAACAACATCGAGCAGTTCAAAGCGCTCCGGTCTTACTACACGAATAACGTGGTCCAGAAGGTCAGCGCCGGGTCCAAGCTCCGCGTGTCCTACGACCACAAGGATAAGGCCGATACGATTCCGCTTCCCGCCACTTTCATCCACGATATGGGAGCGGAACTTTCCCAGCGAGAGAGCGGTTTAAAGCTGCGCCTGTACAGCGCGCACCCGTTCCCCAACCGGAACGGTCGCGTCCTCGATCCGTTCGGTAAGGACGCCCTGGCGCACTTCAACGCGAACCCGCAAGCCGAGACGTTCACCCGGGTCGAGCAGGTGAACGGCGAAGAAACGGTCCGGGTCGCGATCCCCGATCGCATGACCAGCCAGGCGTGTGTGACCTGCCACAATCAGCACCCGGAGAGCCCCAAAAAGGACTGGCAACTCGGTGAGGTGCGGGGCGTCCTGGAAACGGACGTTCCGATCGGGAAGCAACTGGCTCATTCGGCCCAGCTCTCCAAGCAGATTAGCGGCGTCGTTATCGGTGGCAGTCTGGTAATTTTGGGGGTGATTGTGTTCTGTCTGTGGGGCGTCCGCCAGGGGTTGGCACGCACCGCACTCGTCCTGGACGCGGTCCGCGCCGGGGACCTGTCGAAGCGCGTCGAAATCACGAGCGGCGACGAAGTCGGGCGGCTCGCGGCGGCGCTGAACACGGCGATCGGCAACATGCAGACCAACGTCACGGACATGGCCCGGGTACAAGCCATGCTCGACTCGGCCCCGATCAACGTGATGTTCGCGGACCGGGAGTTCAAGATCCGGTACGCCAACGGATCGACACTGAAAACCCTCAAGACCGTGGAGCACCTGTTGCCCATCAAGGCGGACCAGCTCATCGGCCAGTCCATCGACATCTTTCACAAGCGCCCGGAGCACCCGCGGCGCTTGGTAGGTGACCCGAAGAACCTGCCCCACAAGGCGAACATCCTCCTCGGAGCGGAAACCCTGGAACTGAACCTTAGCCCGGTGTTCGACCAGAACCGGACCTACATCGGGGCGATGGTCACCTGGGCCGTCATCACCGAGCGCCTGGCTCTCGAGAAGAAACTCAACGATAGTGCCGAGCACGACGCGGCGCAAGCGGCCGAACTGCACCAGAAGATCACCACCATCACCACCTCGGTGGGCGCGATGGCGGCCGGGGATTTCACGCAACAAGTACCGGACCTCGGGACGGACGTGGTCGGTCAGATGGCGGGTTCGCTGAACAAGGCGATCGTCTCGGTTCGGACCGCGCTCGAGGGCGTGCGGGAGGTGTCGGAGCAGTTGGCGGATGCGTCGAACCAACTGTCGGCGGCGAGCGACGAGATCTCGACGGGCGCTCAGGAGCAGGCCTCGAGCCTCGAAGAGACGGCCAGTACCTTGCAGCAGATCACGAGTACGGTGAAGCAGAACTCGGACAGCGCGCAGCAGGCGCGCCAGTTGGCGAGCAGCTCGAAGGAAGTGGCGGAGAAGGGCGGTCAGGTGGTGGGCAGCGCGGTGGGCGCGATGAGCGAGATCAATCAGTCGTCGAAGAAGATCGCGGACATTATTACGACGATTGATGAGATCGCGTTCCAGACGAACCTGCTGGCGCTGAACGCGGCGGTGGAGGCGGCTCGTGCGGGCGAGCAGGGTCGGGGTTTCGCGGTGGTGGCTTCGGAGGTCCGCAATTTGGCACAGCGTAGCGCGACGGCGGCGAAGGAGATCAAGGGGTTAATCGAGGACTCGGTGAAGAAGGTGGACGCGGGCACGGAGCTGGTGAACCGCTCGGGTTCGACGCTGGGTGAGATCGTGACGAGCGTGAAGCGCGTGACGGACATCATCACGGAGATCGCGGCGGCGAGCAAGGAGCAGTCGACGGGTATCGATCAGGTGAACAAGGCGGTGTCGCAGATGGACACGGTGACGCAGCGCAACGCGGCCCAGACCGAGGAGATGTCGGCGACGGCCCAGACGCTGACGAGCCAAGCGGATCAGTTGCGCGACCTGGTGGCCCGATTCAAACTCACACAAGGTGAGGGAACTCCCGCGCCCCACAAGCTCGCGCCCAAGTCGGCCCGGAGCAAGGGGGCGCCTGCCAAGCCCCGACCCGCGGTCACGCGCGCGATGAAGAACGGCCACACCAACGGCAACGGGCACAAGCACGAGCTCGACCGGCTCGGTGGCAACGACGGGTTCACCGAGTTCTAA
- a CDS encoding methyl-accepting chemotaxis protein: MNWLRNRQTMTKLLFGFSVLSALMAGMGYMALSSMGTLQDNTETLYEKHLKGMHAVDETCTSVALSGRGVRMTILSPTPDERRKNADQTRQYLKDVQANMDNVEKTLVTPEAKQKLAEVKPLLAPWIERLGRANTLAEAGRDKEALEVLQSSVAGAGQLVAGMAALRDAKFKVSQQSFESATETYRAARSTTIGMVIGGIAGGLVLGYVIAQLITSPLTRCVAVLEGVAKGDLAQRAEIDTRDEIGRLAAALNTAIGNMQTNVTAMARTQSMLDSAPINVMFADREFKIRYANNATLKTLKAVEHLIPIKADQLIGQSIDIFHKRPEHQRRLLGDPKNLPHSANIPLGPETLELNINPVLDQNRTYIGAMVTWSIVTERLALEKKVKDGAERDAAQAAELQHKIAAITASVGALAAGDFTQQVPDLGTDNVGQMAGSLNKAIVSVRTALEGVREVSEQLADASGQLSAASDEISTGAQEQASSLEETASTLEEITATVKQNSDSAQQARQLASSSKEVAEKGGEVVGNAVDAMGEINQSSKKIADIITTIDEIAFQTNLLALNAAVEAARAGEQGRGFAVVASEVRNLAQRSASAAKEIKSLIQDSVKKVDAGTELVNRSGSTLGEIVTSVKRVTDIITEIAAASKEQSTGIDQVNKAVSQMDTVTQRNASQTEEMSATAQTLTDQAAQLRDLVARFKLTQGEGHAVPKSARDRAPAPKSPAPKPRPAVARALKNGHTHELDRLGGGDGAGGFTEF, encoded by the coding sequence ATGAACTGGTTACGCAACCGCCAAACGATGACCAAGTTGCTGTTTGGCTTCTCGGTCCTCTCGGCCCTGATGGCCGGTATGGGGTACATGGCGCTCTCCAGCATGGGAACGCTCCAGGACAACACGGAAACGCTCTACGAGAAGCACCTCAAGGGGATGCACGCGGTCGACGAGACCTGCACCTCGGTCGCGCTCTCGGGGCGGGGCGTGCGGATGACGATCCTGTCACCGACCCCGGACGAGCGCAGGAAGAACGCGGACCAAACGCGCCAGTACCTCAAAGACGTCCAGGCCAACATGGACAACGTGGAAAAAACGCTCGTCACCCCCGAGGCGAAGCAGAAGCTGGCGGAGGTCAAGCCCCTTCTCGCGCCGTGGATCGAGCGCCTGGGCCGGGCCAACACCCTGGCCGAGGCCGGGCGCGACAAAGAGGCCCTCGAGGTGCTCCAAAGTTCGGTCGCGGGGGCCGGTCAACTCGTCGCGGGCATGGCGGCTCTGAGGGACGCAAAATTCAAGGTCAGTCAGCAATCGTTCGAGAGCGCGACGGAAACGTACCGCGCGGCGCGGAGCACGACGATCGGCATGGTCATCGGGGGCATCGCGGGCGGGCTGGTTTTGGGGTACGTGATCGCCCAACTCATTACCAGCCCATTGACCCGCTGCGTGGCCGTTCTGGAAGGGGTGGCGAAAGGCGACCTGGCTCAGCGGGCGGAGATCGATACCCGGGACGAAATCGGGCGCCTCGCGGCGGCGCTGAACACGGCAATCGGCAACATGCAGACCAACGTCACGGCCATGGCCCGAACCCAATCGATGCTCGACTCGGCCCCGATCAACGTGATGTTCGCGGACCGGGAGTTCAAGATCCGCTACGCCAACAACGCGACGCTCAAGACACTTAAAGCCGTGGAGCACCTGATCCCCATTAAGGCGGACCAGCTCATCGGCCAGTCCATCGACATCTTCCACAAGCGCCCGGAGCACCAACGGCGCCTCCTGGGCGACCCGAAGAACCTGCCCCACTCGGCCAACATCCCCCTCGGGCCGGAAACGCTGGAACTGAACATCAACCCGGTGCTCGATCAGAACCGGACCTACATCGGGGCGATGGTCACCTGGTCGATCGTCACCGAGCGCCTCGCCCTCGAGAAGAAGGTCAAGGACGGCGCCGAACGCGACGCGGCTCAGGCGGCCGAACTGCAGCACAAGATCGCGGCCATCACCGCCTCGGTGGGCGCACTGGCGGCGGGGGACTTCACGCAACAAGTACCCGACCTGGGCACCGACAATGTCGGTCAGATGGCGGGTTCGCTGAACAAGGCGATCGTCTCGGTTCGGACCGCGCTCGAGGGCGTGCGGGAGGTGTCGGAGCAACTGGCGGACGCCTCGGGTCAACTGTCGGCGGCGAGCGACGAGATCTCGACGGGCGCTCAGGAGCAGGCCTCGAGCCTCGAAGAGACGGCCAGTACCTTGGAAGAGATCACGGCGACGGTGAAGCAGAACTCGGACAGCGCGCAGCAGGCGCGCCAGTTGGCGAGCAGCTCGAAGGAAGTGGCGGAGAAGGGCGGTGAGGTAGTCGGCAACGCGGTCGACGCAATGGGCGAGATCAACCAGTCGTCGAAGAAGATCGCGGACATTATTACGACGATTGATGAGATCGCGTTCCAGACGAACCTGCTGGCGCTGAACGCGGCGGTGGAGGCGGCTCGTGCGGGCGAGCAGGGTCGGGGTTTCGCGGTGGTGGCTTCGGAGGTCCGCAATTTGGCCCAGCGGAGTGCAAGCGCCGCGAAGGAGATCAAGTCCCTCATCCAAGACTCGGTGAAGAAGGTGGACGCGGGCACGGAGCTGGTGAACCGCTCGGGTTCGACGCTGGGTGAGATCGTGACGAGCGTGAAGCGGGTGACGGACATCATCACGGAGATCGCGGCGGCGAGCAAGGAGCAGTCGACGGGCATCGATCAGGTGAACAAGGCGGTGTCGCAGATGGACACGGTGACGCAGCGCAATGCGTCCCAGACCGAAGAAATGTCGGCGACGGCCCAGACGCTGACGGACCAGGCGGCCCAGTTGCGCGACCTCGTGGCCCGGTTCAAGCTCACACAGGGCGAAGGGCACGCCGTTCCGAAGTCGGCCCGGGACCGCGCCCCGGCGCCCAAGTCCCCGGCGCCCAAGCCCCGGCCCGCGGTCGCCCGCGCACTAAAGAACGGGCACACCCACGAGCTCGACCGGCTCGGTGGTGGGGATGGGGCCGGCGGGTTCACCGAGTTCTAA
- a CDS encoding chemotaxis protein CheW, whose amino-acid sequence MNAPDKSDLTGSPDGSQFLTFLLQDEEYGLEILRVQEIKGYSKITPLPNTPREIKGVMNLRGTVVPIIDLRTRFGLREAEYTPFTVIIVVTVGAKIVGLVVDAVSDVLNVEAKEMVPTPDLGAGVDTSFLTGIARTGERLVSLLNVDRLVGNTPGPALTA is encoded by the coding sequence ATGAACGCACCCGACAAGAGCGACCTGACCGGCTCCCCCGACGGGAGCCAGTTCCTGACCTTCCTGCTGCAGGACGAAGAGTACGGGCTGGAGATCCTGCGGGTCCAGGAGATCAAGGGGTACTCGAAGATCACCCCGTTGCCCAACACGCCGCGCGAGATCAAGGGCGTCATGAACCTGCGCGGGACCGTGGTCCCGATCATCGACCTGCGCACCCGGTTCGGGCTCCGCGAGGCCGAGTACACGCCGTTCACCGTCATTATCGTGGTCACCGTGGGCGCCAAGATCGTCGGGCTCGTCGTGGACGCGGTGTCCGACGTGCTCAACGTCGAGGCCAAAGAAATGGTCCCGACACCCGACCTCGGCGCGGGCGTGGACACCTCGTTCCTCACCGGCATCGCCCGCACCGGCGAGCGCCTCGTGTCCCTCCTCAACGTCGATCGGCTGGTCGGGAACACCCCCGGCCCGGCCCTCACCGCATAA